TGTGCTTAGTTTGAGGTTTCGAAAAAGTTTACATAGGAGAGGTTGATGATGTAACTACAAACATAGCTATCAAGAGAGCTAACCCTAAGTCTGCAAGGTGTACATGAGTTTGAGACAGAAATCGGGATGATTTCTTTCTAAGCTGAGACATCAGCACCTTGTATCTCTGATTGGATACTGTGACGAGAACGTGAGATGGTTAGAATTCTAAGTTATTCtttaatgaaagaaaaataaaagaacagcGCCACAAATTTgaaaagttattttggtttacAGTAGTACActtggaattaaaaaaaacgtaAACTTTTTTATTGTACGATTTAGATCTGAAATTACATATGTTTATATTGAAAAGTACATATATAATTGAGAATTATCATatcttatttacttttaatatcaacttttatttttcaatcaCGTTTGAATTTCATTGTTGGTACATGTCTGTAAGttagttataaaattaaaatgtaccATATAAATTTTCGGTCTGGCTACAGTAAATTAAGATTAACCTATATATAAGCTTATGATCATTGactttgttgacaaaaaatgtGAACgtctttattaaaatttcacaaattttcttaaatcatttttcGTTTATAGaccaaataaaatgttatacaTTATGTGATGAACACAATAGTTATAAACAAATGTAAgtttcattaaatatatttttagaacatatttatcatttttgtttaaatcttttttttatttaactttagaCTAtatgctgaaaacaaaaaaacaaggaATTTTGCCAAAATAGAATGAACACAGTCTCTTTGTTCCTTTAGTATAAAAACAGTTTTGTCTCGgttactctttccatttatcaaaattaatgaaataaatatttttatgaataaaaaaattataaaaatagaaacactTGGTGAAATACCCACATACACATACTGGTATTTTCTGAGTTCTAAAACTTGTtaagttaaaaatttaattatgttctACGGAATGAATATGCCATCTTCTACGGAATGAATATGTCATCTTCTACGGAAAAATGGTATGGTGGAAATTGGATTCAAGATTAAacaagttattttattttcactagAATCAATAATCTACTTTTAAATAGAGTTTTAAATATGAGGAATGCAAAGTCTACACATTCTAAATGTAGCTACATTTATTTCGAACACAGTTTATACTTTTATGAGAAATTCTAAAGTTTTACGATTACGAAATCTAGGCACAACTCAAAAGTTTACATATGGTAGAATCTGCTTACGAGTTAGTTATATGTTCTCTAGTAGAAGCTACATTTTACGGATAAGAATAACCATATTTCCAAGAAAGCAGTTAcgaatattctaaaaatattttaaaatctttttactTTAGTAAAACATGTACCTGTGATTTtcttttcagaaaaaataaaaaaaaaaaccgtaaTTAAGCACGTTTTTTGTCAAAACATTTCTCCATATTTTTTCTTGTGATTTTCACAAACTCCTCTTCTATGATAAATATCTGTAAGACATGTGGGGCTTTTGCGGgcttttgtttttagtttttaattttttttaatataaatttttttaaaattttttttttctaatatgtttttaatatttaaactacttttaaattgtaatttatttgattaaccAAGGGTCGATTTTGggattataagaaaatttatactATATGTATAAACTAAGGTTGATTTTACAGTATAGGGACAAAGAGCGTGttttttcattctattttgGCAAAATTCCCAAAAACAAATTAGAGACCTATGCAATTACGTAAATATCAGTGTTGGAAGTGAGTTTTTTACTTGTCTCCGCTCACCAATGATACGAACACCCcgtaaaaaaacaaatgatacgAACACCCCGTAAAAAAACAACATCAAGGAGATCATATAACCGACTCAAGATTCAAGAAGAGATCATAGATATCATATATTTATCACATGTCCTCATGCTCAATCGACATCGAGGCTACCAAATGTTGGAAATGTAGGATAGGCTCGACCTTTATAAGACTGGAAGAGAATGTTGGAAGTAATTCATATCATATGGAGATTTATCAGATGCCACAAAAAAACCTTTTATCCATATATCGTACGGAGATTTTGGAACTACATAAATGAGCTACACTTCCTACAACAGTTGTGAAGCTAAACTGGATGTTTGCGTGCTTATTTGCCGTaggaacttaaaaaaaaaaaagtcaatcaATCGAATTGCTTATCTGATACCGAATCATATCATATCTAACTAGAGATGATGatatataacaaaacaatttaTTGTATAATATAGATGAATAACCAAGCGTGTGTATCTCCaaactttaaacaaaacaaCAGCTTCGATAAAGTCACACGACAAAAAGTTACGAAGACTAAAAAGAGTTTGACATGAACCAGAACCTGATCGGCTCTCAATGACAACATAGCCCTACACAGCTGGTAATTCAGGGGGTAGACTCAGTCATGGAGGCACATCAAAATCCATCCCAAGAAGCGCAAAAGTCTTTAATAAGAAGAACCTGAAACAGATCAGCATCCGAAGATTGCAGATTTATCAACGAATTCAAAGGGACATATCAAGTAACAATGGAAGTAAAACAGATCAGGCAGCTTGGGCTTCGGAGGCGGTTGCAGGCGTGGTCTTTGACAGGTTAGGAATATACTTCCAGCAGCGCTTGTGAACTCCACTTATCTTCTTTGGAGCTTCCCCAGCTCGCAAGCCTGCATTTGAATATACCTATCCATCTTAGTCACATCACACGGAAGCTGCATAAACCTTTAAGCTCAATAACTTAATATACATGGACGAAGAAGCAAGTGATGATGAATATAGAATAAGAACTGACCATCTTTGTGAACAATCCCCCACGCTTTGCCATGCCTACCAATTACCATCCTAAATCAAACAAGAAAGCCCTAATCAGCTAAAGAAGATCGCAATGACATGCCCAGACTTTAATGTCTTCTATCAAACATGAATCATGAAATGAAATATCACCAGAACTATAAGACAAGAATCCAACCATTACACGACAGATGCAAGTGAAAATGAACATAACCCATAAGTTAATGTCGTAGGCATAGGagaagagcaaaaaaaaaaaaaaaaagNNNNNNNNNNNNNNNNNNNNNNNNNNNNNNNNNNNNNNNNNNNNNNNNNNNNNNNNNNNNNNNNNNNNNNNNNNNNNNNNNNNNNNNNNNNNNNNNNNNNNNNNNNNNNNNNNNNNNNNNNNNNNNNNNNNNNNNNNaaaaaaaaaaaaaaaaaggacagaACCTTGTAGAGGTTGATCTTAGTGATTTCATAAGAGACTCCGTTCCAATGAGCTTTAGCCATATGGTATCCGATTCCCCAATTGGGTAAGAACTGAGCGACCTCTAttaagttcttcttcttccttcgtTTTGGTTTAATCGAATCGGAGCTAGGGTTTTCGCTCGACGGAGATGCCGCCGGCGCAGAGAAATTCCTCAGGAGATTGCTCTGTTCATAAGGTTCGCCGccattatctctctctctcgttccGTCACTGATCGGTGACTCAGGTTTAGGAGAAAGGAAAGAGACACGAGTTTTTGGTTTACTGAACcattatctatctatctttatATACAGAATAGAGTTATCTCGAAAAAGCATTCTCCCTAGAAAGACTCTCCCAGGCCGCTTCCCAAGACGGCCGCTTGAATGGATTCTCAACGTTTCAGCTCCGCCGTCCACTCTTACTCGCTTTGAAGAATCTCCTCTGCTTGTCCATGGCTTCGATGGTAACTGCTCCTTCTCCGTCCCGGTCCGATCCACCGCCGTCCTTTGCCGTGTTTGTTGTCGTCTTCGGAGCTTCTCCGCTGGAGCCTCCAAAGCCACCAGATGACTCACCTCTTGCCATAGTGCAACCCTCTACTGCAGTATGCAGATCTTTTACCTTTACTGCAATATGCAGTTCCGCTTTTGGTATATTCAGGTTATATTCTCTTTCTTTGTGGCAGTTTGAAGGTTTCATGTCTTATATTACCATTTTCCCCGAGTATCGGGTGTTCTTAGACAATAGTTGTCTGGCTTCCCTCCTTATGAAGCTTGTTCTCTCAAAATTTCTACTTGTTTTAAGAAGTTCTGTTGCAGGAAGTTTAGTGTTGAAGATTAGAGATAACTCAATCTACGTTCTAATCAAGGGCTCAGCAAATTGGTGTTTAATCACCTCTGCATTTGTAGCCGATTATGTGATTGTTAAATGTGCATTCGTTGTTGTTTCAGTCTCAAGTTTTAGATCACTCTATGTGTTCTATATTTCACAGGGATACAACTCCATTTTCAGCTTAATTGGCGTAAAGTTCAGAAGACTTCTCTACCATATTAGTTGCTAATGTGTTATGTATGCCTACATCTATCTCTGTTTTTCTATGTGCTCAGCTTTTGTTATAGCTGTTTCTTTTACCAGTATGGCTTTATTGTCAAGTATTGTGAACATTTCTTCCTCCAATGGAGAGTAAGAATCTATAAAAtgttgtttgatcaaaaaaaaaaaaaagttatctctTTCCTGTTGAAGCCACCTCAGCATCCAGGTCATAAAGTCGAGTTCCTACAGATTGACACGTGTCCACTTAAAAGAAACCGTGTTTCATTAAGTCGTATATGCTCATTCGTGATTTGGTCTTTTCGTTTATGTTATCTGTTGTTGTGTGTATGGGCTGCGAAAGCAATGGGCTACACTTAATTTTACTAAAGGCCCGTAACCTGAATAAGGTAAACCCTAAGCAACTCGCCATGGTTTCCTTCTTGGTTGTTGTACGACGACtgctcatcttcatcatctctaCCACTGAAACGCTCCTGATTATTTCTTCTTTGTGTTAATCTCTATTAATTCTTCAACCACGATGTAGCCTTGAATGCTTGCTTCGCTTTTTGGAGTCGAAGTCGGTGTATCTGCTGAGTATAAATAGGTCAGTATTCTTCCTCTTACAATTATCTTATCAGCATGTTTAAACAGCAAAACTTCAGATTTCCAATAGGATTCGATATGTATTTCTTTCTAAGTATAACGACTAAACAGTTTGTTCTACTTACTGATTTGAAGTCCTGACGTTGTTCTTCCACTTCCTTGCGGCTGCTCAGATCTGTGAAGCCAGAAACAGGAGTTGACGGGATCCTCCTTGATGCTGAGGTATTCCGTTCTTGAACCCCATgaactaaattttaaactatttcttgcttttaataaatatccaaaaCTCTGTATTAAGATCCTTATTCAAACTCTTTTGAATGATAAATCTTGGACCCGTTTGTTGATTATAAAGAAGTATAATTAACAAACGGGTCCAAGATTTATCATTCAAAAGAGTTTGAATAAGGATCTTAATACATAGTTTtgaatgataaattttaaactatttcttGCTTTTAAACTCATAAATATCCAAAACTCTGTATTAAGATCCTTATTCAAACTCTTTTGAATGATAAATCTTGGACCCGTTTGTTGATTATGCTTTCTTTATACATGTGTTGCAGTCAACACTCATGCCAGTCAACGTGAATGTCAACCGTCCTGCTCCACCGGCATAAAGAAGGACAAAGGGTGTTGTTACGTCTCTTTCTCCAGGTGGACCAATGAGCTTCAACGGACTGTCTCAGCCTTTACTTGCAAAACCTGCAACAATGCTAATGATGGTGGTGTCCTCCGGTATGTAGGGACCctaaacacatttttttcttagcttTAGATAccttttaaattagttaatttggctaattatattttgtttttgatgtaatgaatggtttaatgttttaaaaattatagattgTGAAAGTTACTCACAGTAATGTGTATAAGGTGAAGATTTATTGACTAAAAAATGGTAGCTTCAGAGAAAGTTggatttgattatttggaaGCATAAAGTGTTAAGTTCATGGCGAGAGAGAATCTTGTGCTGCATGGACTAAATCATCATATAGTTATTAAGTCTCTACATCGTTTTCAGTCTATGGAGCATCATCTCCCTGGCCTTCCTGCGACTCAAGGTattaaatttaatctttttcaagtttgtgttgtgttttgCGTTTCAATTCTTGCTGGTGAGCGatgaatatattgttttatataagatCATAAGATAATTAATTACAGAAAAATTTAATGTTCAAATCTTCGTCTGCAGTGTAATTATGCTTCCACATATAAGTGGTAATTGTGATTTCCAACGATGTGATGTttcattttctgattttttattcactttgatctttttttttaattgttttattttattttcgaggcaactctttttttttgtcacagtcCTTCTGCTTAGTTACGAAATAATTTAAGTCACTAGGTTTGATCAAACTGGCAATGATGACGATGATATGCCTGGAATGAACTCAGTCTCTGCTAAGGTGGACGTTGGCGGTAGTACTCTTGAGGGAGCGCCGACTACGTGAGCAGATCCAAGTGATCTCGACACTAAGAAGCCTCCGGCTCGAGCATCTTTGAAGATGGCAGAGGAAGCACGCATGGCACAAGCGAAGATAACGAGAGCTCTGAACGCAGTATTTCCTATTTGAATAATGCAAACATATCAATGTTGCTtaacgagtttttttttcttccgttCCATCCCTTTGGATTTGCTATGTTTGGTTCAGAcgatgtttaaaaatatttctaagtttaaataaattgatgtaTTTATGCCATGTTGTTTAATCATTACGGTTccactaaaaataaaaacatgagcTTCATACTTCGCCAAATATAGTCAGGGATAATTTGTTGCATTAATGTATAACTAGACCCTGAttcgcgcgccagcgcggatttgaattttcagtttttggttatttatttaactaaataatgtatttgtaatatttggtttattatattcaccaagtaaataatttttttggcatcttaaactatctatttacgatgaatattcgatatcatataaaaaattgaacaaatagatgtaattagagaattgtagcagatatataaaaacaatgtttaataatgtaaaatatgaataaatattatattatgacttagtatggcataaaagattataaattagttatacatgtctaaagaaaataaaatgatttttaaacttctatgaaaaatttaacatataaaaaagggcgatgaattagtcatcaaattgtaaatattttcataattttattaataataaattatttatagtctttatttttcgtcaagataattattaaatgtccataacattaatatgttaaaaggccatattatgaaagcccatgttgtaaccgtttttttcgggaagtgtaacaaaaaaaaaattacatttaactcttcgttttgtttaagtttgtgtcggtaaaagattaaaaaaaatctctctatctttttcaatgttcaatttgaagcttattatgcggaAATCATACGCATATATAGGCAATTAattggaatctctatatctttatattcttataaatttttaaatttattgtttcctcttctgcaagcaaatcaattatataggtaggttatatgcatttgttatattgtagttaatatattttaaatattacataagtcaagtgattcacgttttcgtaaaaataaaattcaagttcattattgggccgtactcgtACATAATAAggtacgttaaatatgatgtatttttaggttcatttaatgatattaagtttaaatttgattaaggaaaactcattaatttaagtggaaaagaaaaacattaaaataggtaggtttatttaataacattaagtttaaatttgattaaggaaaactcattaatttaagtggaaaagaaaaacattaaaataggtagtttaatttaattctcagtggcatggaagtgtaaataagttagaaaacttaggggtattttttaatgggtaatTCTCTTTCAATAATAGagattatatttataacattCAAAGAATATCAACAATATTTCACAAGCAAGAATCTGTGCATCACAAACATAACGAGAATCAGCAGAACTATAACTCTGAATATTTGGCACTTCAAATCTTTTCCACACTAGGAAGGTTAAATTGCAACTTAAAAAGGAATTCTTCCCTTCACTAATTCAGAATCATGATAATTTTACTTTCACTACCTCTTATATCCcattttataaatctttatatataaaattgagtTTGCTTTCCTCCTAGGCGGACACGTCACTAATTCGAGTCTTGAGAAGCCGACACGTGTCCGCGTCCAAAACGCGGCGTTTCATTAACTTGGAGTTGGAGATCGTGTGGGTTTTTGGTGTAACTCATAAACATGCGGGAATATTGTCGTGTGAGCTTtagatcaaattaaaaataatacttttaacagtataattttatattttagtaaacaaataatgTCGTGTTCTTCGTCTTATGAATACGTCATAAAACAACTCTTATGATATTGTTGATATTCAATCCGATCATACCGGTATGACAAATTAATGTTAATCAACGGAACCGAGTACAGGGTTTTAATTGGATTTACATGTGtcgaaaatacaataaaatgttttttttattttaatgtgtaaaatagtccgtaaaaaccaaaaaaactagaTGAACCAATAGGTTTATAGTATATAAGTGAACgtacatataaaatgtataatattgtatagtgaatgcaaaattgaatttactaatttgatatacatatattgagcatttaacatatgaataatgttttcgcaaaaaaaaaacatatgaata
The sequence above is drawn from the Brassica oleracea var. oleracea cultivar TO1000 unplaced genomic scaffold, BOL UnpScaffold01068, whole genome shotgun sequence genome and encodes:
- the LOC106320795 gene encoding uncharacterized protein LOC106320795 isoform X2, producing the protein MASMVTAPSPSRSDPPPSFAVFVVVFGASPLEPPKPPDDSPLAIVQPSTAVCRSFTFTAICSSAFGIFSLWSIISLAFLRLKV
- the LOC106320795 gene encoding uncharacterized protein LOC106320795 isoform X1, whose amino-acid sequence is MASMVTAPSPSRSDPPPSFAVFVVVFGASPLEPPKPPDDSPLAIVQPSTAVCRSFTFTAICSSAFGIFSLWSIISLAFLRLKSLLRWTLAVVLLRERRLREQIQVISTLRSLRLEHL